A single region of the Lotus japonicus ecotype B-129 chromosome 4, LjGifu_v1.2 genome encodes:
- the LOC130715968 gene encoding filament-like plant protein 7, translating to MNHKPWPWSKRSIEKTTLAMDQVIISPSRSIEKEVLKLSTDKETELERSSKSLNEKLATVLLDPPVGEDSLAKHAQRSQHEIGEVESAKDLDKAVPAESVTPLDAVLDGPLQQLSHVQEEQEQKLCGSIQKTSKEHEKIQKELEEKLREASKRIDDLTTENTHLTNALLSKDKAIGDMLRCKQEADAEFRTLMARLDSTEKENAFLRYEFHMLEKELEIRKEAMEYSRYHAEESHNKYLLSSQKASNLEAECERLRLRLQKRPHGTSLVNLKNDVGMMKRETDMRRRKSNPTRDLIYKNNYEVSEKSTGLMIKRLQDMDEENKALKKILTKKNSELDSSRFMYAETASRLSQAEILLRKFSETQKKSMELARCYHPTSGELPLITKFDISSIDDEAISSRSWANDPTSEFEQFRTAEAKNHKSSKSIELSDIHFMDDFVEMEKRAIVSVDMPKREYCSNVSGRELVPVEQDQGLSGRKQEIQFKHPTTEKSFDWLQIVLNAILEEKRVTKRSLDELFDDIKIALGYIKHSTACESDVIQKSVHRIIKLIERIAPKSFICNNGPNCLEENQNSDIAQSPISKEYLVHVLQWKVSDLNPLLHQLVHTCKDLLTGRADFGNFIEEVAFALDWSINNTANSTNASIARDKIKKHFICHLSQNENENNEIDVDDKHAFHSPSVAYPDDQGGLFNTKQNQYDLLQEIRKLKDDLRNTESSKKDLEVKLLAVTDESQNLTKQCQEAQNSIKGLESEIETLKESKALIEDQIEKEKMINEDLDTQFTIAQAKLNDIFQKFSSLEVELEVKKNSFEDLEATCLELQLQLESIAKKESPTSGRCEMEKIHQTGWEITTASSKLTECQETILNLGKQLKALASSSEVALLDRVVSATSTMANPTQKKNLTKRCSLLNQMQAEGDDKADRSEECKNIKGAQRPPLLLPEKSALQTPHIMVNAPETSIHSEQNNKSSAIGSLAVVPCKKRGGFDLLRKLLFRRKKGHVKRTKFLALA from the exons ATGAACCACAAGCCATGGCCTTGGAGTAAAAGATCCATAGAGAAGACAACCTTGGCAATGGACCAAGTTATCATCAGTCCCTCTAGAAGCATTGAAAAAGAG GTACTCAAACTTTCAACAGATAAGGAAACTGAATTAGAAAGATCATCAAAAAGTCTAAACGAGAAGTTGGCAACAGTCCTCCTTGATCCTCCTGTTGGAGAGGACTCTTTAGCAAAACATGCCCAAAGGTCCCAACATGAAATTGGAG AAGTGGAATCTGCTAAGGATTTGGATAAAGCAGTACCTGCTGAAAGTGTTACTCCTCTAGATGCAGTGTTGGATGGACCTTTGCAGCAATTAAGCCATGTTCAAGAAGAACAAGAGCAAAAGTTGTGTGGTTCCATTCAAAAGACATCAAAAGAGCATGAGAAGATTCAGAAAGAGTTGGAAGAGAAGTTGAGAGAAGCAAGTAAAAGAATAGATGACTTAACTACTGAGAACACTCATCTAACTAATGCCTTACTTTCCAAAGACAAAGCCATTGGGGACATGCTTAGATGTAAACAAGAAGCTGATGCTGAGTTCAGAACACTGATGGCAAGGTTAGATTCCACAGAAAAAGAAAACGCATTTCTGagatatgaatttcacatgCTAGAGAAGGAACTCGAGATTCGAAAGGAAGCAATGGAGTATAGCAGATATCATGCAGAAGAATCACATAATAAGTATCTTTTGAGTTCTCAGAAAGCCTCAAACTTAGAAGCTGAGTGTGAAAGACTACGTCTCCGGCTGCAgaaaagacctcatggaactaGTTTGGTGAATCTAAAGAATGACGTTGGAATGATGAAAAGAGAAACAGATATGAGAAGAAGAAAGTCAAATCCTACTAGGGATTTGATTTACAAAAACAATTATGAAGTGTCTGAAAAGAGTACCGGCTTGATGATCAAACGTTTGCAAGATATGGATGAGGAGAACAAGGCTCTCAAGAAAATTTTAACCAAGAAAAACTCTGAACTGGATTCTTCAAGATTTATGTATGCTGAAACAGCTTCCAGATTATCACAGGCAGAGATTCTGCTTAGAAAATTTTCAGAAACTCAGAAGAAGTCCATGGAGCTAGCAAGGTGTTATCATCCCACATCAGGTGAACTTCCTCTAATCACAAAATTTGACATTTCTAGTATTGATGATGAGGCTATCTCTTCCAGATCCTGGGCGAATGATCCTACTTCAGAATTTGAACAATTTAGAACTGCAGAGGCTAAAAATCACAAGAGTAGTAAATCCATAGAACTTTCAGACATTCATTTCATGGATGATTTTGTTGAGATGGAGAAACGAGCTATCGTTTCTGTCGATATGCCTAAAAGAGAATACTGCTCCAATGTCAGTGGGAGGGAGCTAGTGCCAGTTGAACAAGATCAAGGCCTCAGTGGGAGGAAACAGGAGATTCAATTCAAACATCCAACAACTGAAAAATCATTTGACTGGCTTCAGATTGTCTTGAATGCAATCTTGGAGGAGAAACGCGTCACAAAAAGAAGTCTCGATGAACTGTTTGACGACATAAAAATTGCTTTGGGTTACATAAAGCACTCAACTGCTTGTGAATCTGATGTAATTCAAAAATCAGTCCATAGAATTATCAAGCTCATTGAAAGAATTGCTCCTAAGTCATTTATCTGTAACAATGGTCCAAATTGCTTGGAGGAGAATCAGAATTCAGACATAGCTCAATCACCAATATCCAAAGAGTACCTTGTTCATGTTCTCCAGTGGAAGGTTTCAGACTTGAATCCTCTTCTGCATCAACTTGTCCATACCTGCAAAGACTTATTAACGGGGAGAGCTGATTTTGGAAACTTCATTGAGGAAGTAGCATTTGCTTTGGACTGGAGTATTAATAACACTGCCAACTCAAcaaatgcttcaattgcaaggGATAAGATCAAGAAGCATTTTATCTGTCATCTAtcacaaaatgaaaatgaaaataatgaaaTAGATGTTGATGATAAACATGCTTTTCACTCGCCTTCAGTTGCATATCCAGATGATCAGGGTGGACTTTTCAACACAAAGCAAAATCAATATGATCTCCTTCAAGAaattagaaaattaaaagatGACCTGAGGAACACAGAATCTTCAAAGAAAGACTTGGAAGTGAAGCTGCTGGCAGTAACTGATGAGAGTCAGAACTTGACAAAACAATGTCAAGAAGCACAAAATAGCATCaaaggtttagaatcagaaatagAGACCTTAAAAGAATCCAAAGCCTTAATTGAAGATCagattgaaaaagaaaagatgatAAATGAAGATCTTGATACACAGTTTACAATAGCTCAGGCCAAGTTAAATGACATCTTTCAAAAGTTTTCATCCTTAGAAGTTGAGTTAGAGGTTAAGAAGAACTCGTTTGAGGACTTGGAAGCAACTTGTCTTGAGCTTCAACTCCAGCTGGAAAG CATTGCAAAGAAGGAATCTCCAACATCTGGCAGATGCGAAATGGAAAAGATTCATCAAACT GGGTGGGAGATCACAACAGCTTCATCAAAGTTAACTGAGTGCCAAGAAACCATTCTAAACCTTGGGAAGCAACTCAAGGCACTAGCTTCATCTAGTGAAGTAGCACTTCTTGACAGGGTTGTCTCTGCAACTAGTACTATGGCCAATCCAACTCAGAAGAAGAACTTGACCAAACGATGCTCTTTGCTCAATCAAATGCAAGCTGAGGGTGATGATAAAGCAGACAGAAGTGAAGAATGTAAAAATATTAAAGGTGCGCAGAGGCCACCCCTACTTCTACCTGAAAAAAGTGCTTTGCAAACTCCTCATATCATGGTTAATGCACCAGAAACAAGTATTCATTCAGAGCAAAATAATAAAAGCAGTGCTATTGGATCTCTGGCAGTTGTGCCGTGTAAAAAACGAGGAGGCTTTGATTTACTGAGGAAGCTGCTGTTTAGACGAAAGAAAGGGCATGTTAAAAGGACCAAGTTTTTAGCCTTAGCATGA